The following are encoded together in the Sparus aurata chromosome 1, fSpaAur1.1, whole genome shotgun sequence genome:
- the ugdh gene encoding UDP-glucose 6-dehydrogenase: MFQIKRICCIGAGYVGGPTCSVIAHMCPEITVTVVDVNESRIKAWNSDTLPIYEPGLKEVVESCRGRNLFFSTDIDSAIRDADLVFISVNTPTKTYGMGKGRAADLKFIEACARRIVEVSDGYKIVTEKSTVPVRAAESIRRIFDANTKPSLNLQVLSNPEFLAEGTAVRDLKEPDRVLIGGDETAEGQRAIRALCAVYEHWVPQARIITTNTWSSELSKLAANAFLAQRISSINSISALCEATGADVEEVAKAIGMDQRIGSKFLKASVGFGGSCFQKDVLNLVYLCEALNLPEVASYWQQVIDMNEYQRRRFACRIIDCLFNTVTGKKIALLGFSFKKDTGDTRESSSIYISKYLMDEGAKLFIYDPKVLKEQIIHDLSQPNISEDNPERVSELVTVTSDPYEACQSAHALVICTEWDMFKELDYEKIYKKMLKPAFIFDGRRVLDHLHAPLQDIGFQIETIGKKVAATRIPYTPAAVCPRITATEPPPKKAKA; encoded by the exons ATGTTTCAGATAAAGAGAATCTGTTGCATTGGTGCTGGGTATGTAGGAGGCCCGACGTGTAGCGTGATCGCTCACATGTGTCCTGAGATCACAGTGACCGTCGTGGATGTCAATGAGTCCCGCATCAAAGCCTGGAACTCGGACACTCTGCCCATTTATGAG CCGGGTCTGAAAGAGGTGGTTGAATCATGCCGAGGCAGaaatttatttttctccacaGACATTGACTCAGCCATCAGGGACGCAGACCTCGTCTTTATCTCT GTGAACACCCCAACTAAGACCTATGGGATGGGGAAAGGTCGCGCAGCTGACCTCAAGTTCATCGAGGCGTGTGCTCGACGGATTGTCGAGGTGTCTGACGGCTACAAGATTGTCACAGAGAAGAGCACGGTCCCAGTCCGAGCTGCTGAGAGCATTAGACGGATATTCGATGCCAACACCAAGCCCAGCCTCAACCTGCAG GTGCTCTCAAACCCAGAGTTCCTTGCGGAGGGAACAGCTGTGCGAGACCTGAAGGAGCCAGACCGCGTCCTCATTGGTGGGGACGAAACAGCCGAAGGGCAAAGAGCGATCAGAGCGCTTTGTGCCGTGTATGAGCACTGGGTGCCCCAAGCACGGATCATCACCACCAACACGTGGTCTTCAGAGCTGTCTAAACTG gcaGCCAATGCTTTCCTGGCACAGCGAATCAGCAGCATCAACAGTATCAGCGCTCTGTGCGAAGCCACAGGAGCCGATGTGGAGGAGGTAGCCAAGGCAATTGGTATGGATCAGAGAATAGGGAGCAAGTTCCTCAAGGCCAGCGTAG GTTTTGGTGGAAGCTGCTTCCAGAAGGATGTGCTGAATTTGGTGTATCTCTGTGAGGCCCTCAACCTGCCTGAAGTGGCCTCCTACTGGCAGCAG GTGATTGACATGAACGAGTACCAAAGGCGGCGGTTTGCCTGCAGGATAATCGACTGCCTCTTCAACACTGTCACCGGTAAAAAGATCGCTCTGCTGGGCTTCTCTTTCAAAAAAGACACAGGCGACACAAG GGAGTCGTCCAGTATCTACATCTCTAAATATCTGATGGACGAGGGTGCCAAGCTGTTCATCTATGACCCTAAAGTTCTCAAGGAGCAAATCATTCATGACCTTTCCCAGCCCAACATCTCCGAGGACAACCcagaaagag TATCAGAGCTGGTGACTGTGACCTCAGACCCTTATGAAGCCTGTCAGAGTGCACATGCGCTGGTCATCTGCACTGAGTGGGACATGTTTAAG GAACTGGACTATGAGAAGATTTACAAGAAGATGCTGAAGCCGGCCTTTATATTTGATGGCCGCAGAGTGCTGGACCACCTCCACGCTCCCCTGCAGGACATCGGCTTCCAG ATCGAGACCATCGGTAAGAAAGTGGCTGCGACACGGATCCCTTACACCCCGGCAGCTGTGTGTCCTCGCATCACTGCCACAGAACCTCCCCCGAAGAAAGCCAAAGCCTAA